The proteins below are encoded in one region of Streptomyces sp. NBC_00490:
- a CDS encoding MFS transporter, which translates to MLVDVRPLRGAAFRRLWAAGLVTGLGAQLTAVVVPLQLYGFTGSSAYVGLAGLVGFAPMAVAALWGGALADVRDRRRVLLVTTAGIGVTSLLLWAQDRAGLRSAGVLLVLVGVQQALFGANAAVGRAVVPRLVAPESLTAANALQSTVVLSAGIAGPLLAGVLLPVVGARTLYLADAVAVCATVWAVWRLPPLPPLGRTGRKRAGVREIADGFRFVARRQTLLLVYLADFAALFLGLPTALFPQLAQETFRPADIGVLYAALSAGGVLAGLFSGALTRVSRHGVAVAVSVGVWGLAVAGFGVTGSLVAAAGWLALAGGALLVLGVFRRTVLQSAVPDGMRGRLQGIDTVVAAGGPRLGDLAHGVAGAAFGAGWAVTGGGLLTVSVAVVLLLLFLR; encoded by the coding sequence GTGCTGGTGGATGTACGGCCGTTGCGCGGGGCCGCCTTCAGACGACTGTGGGCGGCCGGCCTCGTGACCGGCCTGGGAGCTCAACTCACCGCGGTCGTCGTGCCGTTGCAGCTCTACGGCTTCACCGGGTCGTCCGCCTACGTCGGACTGGCCGGGTTGGTGGGCTTCGCGCCGATGGCCGTGGCCGCGCTGTGGGGAGGCGCGCTGGCCGATGTGCGGGACCGTCGGCGGGTGCTGCTGGTGACGACGGCCGGGATCGGTGTGACCTCACTGCTGTTGTGGGCGCAGGACCGTGCGGGTCTGCGGTCGGCCGGTGTGCTGCTGGTGCTGGTGGGCGTGCAGCAGGCCCTGTTCGGCGCGAATGCCGCGGTGGGCCGGGCGGTCGTTCCGCGTCTGGTGGCGCCCGAGTCGTTGACCGCGGCCAACGCCCTGCAGTCGACGGTCGTCCTGTCCGCCGGGATCGCGGGTCCGTTGCTGGCCGGTGTGCTGCTGCCGGTGGTGGGTGCGCGGACGCTGTATCTGGCGGATGCCGTCGCCGTCTGCGCGACGGTGTGGGCGGTGTGGCGACTGCCCCCGCTCCCGCCCCTCGGCCGCACCGGGAGGAAGCGGGCCGGTGTCCGGGAGATCGCTGACGGCTTTCGGTTCGTGGCGCGGCGTCAGACCCTGCTGCTGGTGTATCTCGCCGACTTCGCCGCGCTGTTCCTGGGGTTGCCCACGGCTCTCTTCCCGCAACTGGCCCAGGAGACCTTCCGGCCGGCGGACATCGGCGTTCTGTACGCCGCTCTCTCGGCGGGCGGGGTGCTGGCCGGGCTCTTCTCCGGGGCCCTCACCCGCGTGAGCCGGCACGGCGTCGCGGTCGCGGTCTCGGTGGGCGTCTGGGGTCTGGCCGTCGCGGGGTTCGGAGTGACCGGCTCACTGGTCGCGGCGGCGGGCTGGCTGGCTCTGGCGGGCGGCGCACTTCTCGTGCTGGGCGTCTTCCGCCGCACGGTTCTGCAGTCGGCCGTGCCGGACGGGATGCGGGGCCGGCTCCAGGGGATCGACACGGTGGTGGCCGCGGGCGGGCCCCGGTTGGGCGACCTGGCGCACGGTGTGGCGGGGGCCGCCTTCGGGGCCGGCTGGGCCGTCACCGGCGGTGGGCTGCTGACGGTGTCGGTCGCGGTCGTCCTGCTCCTGCTCTTTCTCAGGTGA
- a CDS encoding toxin-antitoxin system HicB family antitoxin, with product MDLTPYVDSLRRELAVAAEAGGDEARELAERLTAPLESATRLTMLNVLSAAMDEITRDLAPGSVDVRLRGLDPDFVVTPPPTYGGAPAEPAAPTEPLRAPADGDEGGTARINLRLPAHLKTRAEEAASREGLSVNAWLVRAVSAAVDGGTRPRTTEKTQTLGQSFTGWVR from the coding sequence ATGGACCTCACCCCGTATGTCGACAGCCTCCGCCGCGAACTCGCGGTGGCCGCCGAAGCCGGTGGCGACGAAGCCCGCGAGCTGGCGGAGCGGCTGACCGCTCCCCTGGAGTCGGCGACTCGGCTGACCATGCTCAACGTGCTCTCCGCCGCGATGGACGAGATCACCCGCGATCTCGCCCCCGGCTCGGTCGACGTACGGCTGCGCGGGCTCGACCCCGACTTCGTGGTGACACCGCCGCCCACCTACGGCGGCGCCCCCGCGGAGCCGGCCGCGCCCACCGAACCGCTCAGGGCCCCGGCCGACGGTGACGAGGGCGGCACCGCCCGGATCAATCTGCGGCTGCCGGCCCACCTCAAGACGCGCGCCGAGGAGGCCGCGAGCCGCGAGGGCCTGTCGGTCAACGCATGGCTCGTGCGCGCTGTGTCGGCCGCGGTCGACGGCGGCACCCGGCCGCGTACGACGGAGAAGACCCAGACCCTCGGCCAGAGCTTCACGGGCTGGGTGCGCTGA
- a CDS encoding DUF4097 family beta strand repeat-containing protein, translated as MPSFDTSEPISVTAHVGAGSLQLTAGDRTDTVVEVRPRDPKKDKDVRAAEQTEVVYTSGVLTIRTKERRLVGPSGAVDVTVDLPTDSHVELTGSWIQVLGEGRLGEVRVKTSTGDVRLDTTGPLQLNVSHGSITVDRVEGEAELTTSSGNLRVGVVDGPAVLKNTHGTTTVGAVTGELRVNGANGGIDIARAEASVTGTTTNGHLRVAEVARGEVRLETSNGPIEIGIRQGTAAWLDVSSNRGQVRNSLAASEAPEQAEDTVKVHARTNWGNIDVLRAKV; from the coding sequence ATGCCTTCTTTCGACACTTCCGAACCGATCTCGGTCACCGCGCACGTGGGGGCCGGTTCCCTCCAGCTCACCGCGGGCGACCGCACCGACACCGTCGTGGAGGTGCGGCCCCGCGACCCGAAGAAGGACAAGGACGTGCGGGCCGCCGAACAGACCGAGGTCGTGTACACGAGCGGGGTGCTGACCATCAGGACGAAGGAGCGCCGCCTCGTCGGGCCCAGCGGCGCCGTCGACGTGACGGTCGACCTGCCCACGGACTCGCACGTGGAGCTGACCGGCTCATGGATCCAGGTGCTCGGCGAGGGGCGACTCGGCGAGGTCCGCGTGAAGACCTCCACCGGTGACGTCCGCCTCGACACCACGGGGCCGCTCCAGCTGAACGTGTCGCACGGCTCGATCACCGTCGACCGGGTCGAGGGCGAAGCCGAGTTGACCACCAGCTCCGGCAACCTGCGTGTCGGCGTCGTCGACGGACCCGCCGTCCTGAAGAACACACACGGCACCACGACCGTCGGGGCCGTGACCGGCGAGCTGCGGGTGAACGGCGCCAACGGCGGCATCGACATCGCACGCGCCGAGGCGTCGGTCACCGGCACCACGACCAACGGCCACCTCCGTGTCGCCGAAGTCGCCCGCGGCGAGGTCCGGTTGGAGACCTCCAACGGCCCCATCGAGATCGGGATCCGGCAGGGCACCGCCGCCTGGCTCGACGTCAGCTCCAACCGTGGCCAGGTACGCAACTCGCTCGCCGCCTCCGAGGCCCCGGAGCAGGCCGAGGACACGGTCAAGGTCCACGCACGGACCAACTGGGGCAACATCGACGTCCTCCGCGCCAAGGTCTGA
- a CDS encoding ATP-binding cassette domain-containing protein, producing MPSSVMPTPRQDGGHPSPAAVSAIGLRKSYGDKVVLDGIDLHIPAGSVFALLGPNGAGKTTAVKILSTLITADGGQARVAGHDVAVSPDGVRAAIGVTGQFSAVDGLITGEENMLLMADLHHLPKQEGRRVAAELLERFDLTEAAKKPASTYSGGMKRRLDIAMTLVGGPRIIFLDEPTTGLDPRSRHTMWQIIRALVTDGVTVFLTTQYLEEADQLADRIAVLNDGKIVAEGSAEELKRLIPGGHVRLRFTDPDAYRSAADALREVTRDDEALALQIPSDGSQRELRSLLDWLDAAGVEADELTVHTPDLDDVFFALTGDTDKPKESVR from the coding sequence ATGCCTTCTTCTGTCATGCCCACGCCCAGGCAGGACGGCGGTCACCCGTCGCCGGCCGCCGTCTCCGCCATCGGTCTGCGCAAGTCGTACGGCGACAAGGTCGTCCTCGACGGCATCGATCTGCACATCCCTGCCGGTTCGGTGTTCGCGCTGCTCGGGCCGAACGGCGCCGGCAAGACCACCGCCGTGAAGATCCTGTCCACGCTCATCACCGCCGACGGCGGGCAGGCCCGGGTCGCGGGCCACGACGTCGCCGTGTCACCGGACGGGGTACGGGCCGCGATCGGTGTCACCGGGCAGTTCTCCGCCGTCGACGGTCTGATCACCGGCGAGGAGAACATGCTCCTGATGGCGGACCTGCACCACCTGCCGAAGCAGGAGGGACGTCGGGTCGCCGCCGAACTCCTGGAACGGTTCGACCTCACCGAGGCCGCGAAGAAGCCCGCCTCCACCTACTCCGGCGGCATGAAGCGCCGACTCGACATCGCCATGACCCTCGTCGGCGGTCCGCGGATCATCTTCCTCGACGAGCCGACCACAGGCCTCGACCCCCGCTCCCGCCACACCATGTGGCAGATCATCCGCGCGCTGGTCACGGACGGGGTCACCGTCTTCCTCACCACGCAGTACCTGGAGGAGGCCGACCAACTCGCCGACCGCATCGCGGTGCTGAACGACGGCAAGATCGTCGCCGAGGGAAGCGCGGAGGAGCTCAAGCGGCTCATCCCCGGCGGGCACGTCCGGCTCCGATTCACCGACCCGGACGCCTACCGGAGCGCCGCCGACGCGCTGCGTGAGGTCACCCGTGACGACGAGGCGCTGGCCCTGCAGATCCCCAGCGACGGCAGCCAGCGCGAACTGCGCTCCCTCCTCGACTGGTTGGACGCGGCCGGCGTCGAGGCCGACGAACTGACGGTCCACACCCCCGACCTCGACGACGTGTTCTTCGCCCTCACCGGCGACACCGACAAGCCCAAGGAGTCCGTCCGATGA
- a CDS encoding ABC transporter permease — protein MSTLSLAVRDSSTMLRRNLLHARRYPSLTLNLLLTPVMLLLLFVYIFGDAMSAGIGGGGADRSEYIAYLVPGILLMTIGSTTIGTAVSVSMDMNEGIIARFRTMAIHRGSVLIGHVIGSVLQCVASGILVGVVGVAIGFRSVDATVLEWIAALGLIALFALALTWIAVGMGLSSPNPEAASNNAMPLIFLPLISSTFVPVDAMPGWFRPVAEYQPFTPAIETLRGLLLGTEIGHNGWLAVAWCLGLTALGYFWSKSLFDRDPK, from the coding sequence ATGAGCACCCTGTCCCTCGCCGTCCGCGACTCGTCCACGATGCTGCGCCGCAATCTCCTGCACGCCCGCCGCTACCCGTCGCTCACCCTGAACCTGCTGCTCACCCCGGTCATGCTCCTGCTGCTCTTCGTCTACATCTTCGGCGACGCGATGAGCGCCGGCATCGGGGGCGGCGGGGCGGACCGCTCCGAGTACATCGCGTATCTGGTGCCCGGCATTCTGCTGATGACCATCGGCTCCACCACGATCGGCACCGCGGTGTCCGTCTCGATGGACATGAACGAGGGCATCATCGCCCGCTTCCGCACCATGGCGATCCACCGCGGGTCGGTACTGATCGGGCACGTCATCGGCAGCGTGCTGCAGTGCGTTGCCAGCGGGATCCTCGTCGGGGTCGTCGGGGTGGCCATCGGGTTCCGCTCCGTCGACGCCACCGTCCTGGAATGGATCGCCGCGCTCGGGCTGATCGCGCTCTTCGCCCTGGCGCTCACCTGGATCGCGGTCGGCATGGGCCTGTCCAGCCCGAACCCCGAGGCGGCGAGCAACAACGCGATGCCGCTGATCTTCCTGCCGCTGATCTCCAGCACCTTCGTCCCGGTGGACGCGATGCCGGGCTGGTTCCGGCCCGTCGCCGAGTACCAGCCCTTCACCCCGGCCATCGAGACCCTGCGCGGACTGCTGCTCGGCACCGAGATCGGCCACAACGGCTGGCTGGCCGTGGCCTGGTGCCTGGGCCTCACGGCGCTCGGCTACTTCTGGTCCAAGTCGCTCTTCGACCGCGACCCGAAGTAG
- a CDS encoding alkaline phosphatase family protein, with protein MTRMVVLDIVGLTPRMLRHMPAVSALAEQGFQARLNTVLPAVTCSVQSTLLTGAPPSEHGIVGNGWYFRDLGEVLLWRQHNALVGGEKIWDTARKAEPGYKVANVCWWYAMGADVDLTVTPRPIYYSDGRKEPDCYTWPPALHDELTARLGDFPLFTYWGPNAGLPSSQWILAAARQIFDEHRPDLTLVYVPHLDYEPQRSGPGSPQTAREARRLDDALRPLLEHFRREDATVVILSEYGIAPASRPVDINRALRRAGLLDVYTQDGMEYLDPWTSRAFAVADHQIAHVYVRDPADTAAVAKIVAELPGVDQVLDAEGKAAHGLDHERSGELVAVAESDAWFTYYYWLDDDRAPDFARQVEIHRKPGYDPAELLYDPAVPAVKARAIGQVARKKAGLRYRIQTVPLDPSGVRGSHGRLPQDPQDSPVLLCSRPDNARDEIDATDVKNLLLTLAGITTD; from the coding sequence ATGACCCGCATGGTCGTCCTCGACATCGTCGGCCTCACCCCCCGCATGCTCCGCCACATGCCCGCCGTCTCGGCCCTCGCCGAACAGGGCTTCCAAGCCCGGCTCAACACCGTGCTGCCCGCCGTGACCTGCTCCGTGCAGTCCACCCTCCTCACCGGCGCGCCGCCCTCCGAGCACGGAATCGTCGGCAACGGCTGGTACTTCCGGGATCTCGGAGAGGTCCTGCTGTGGCGCCAGCACAACGCCCTCGTCGGCGGGGAGAAGATCTGGGACACCGCCCGCAAGGCGGAGCCCGGCTACAAGGTCGCCAACGTCTGCTGGTGGTACGCCATGGGCGCCGACGTCGACCTCACCGTCACCCCCCGCCCGATCTACTACTCCGACGGACGCAAGGAACCCGACTGCTACACCTGGCCGCCCGCCCTGCACGACGAACTCACCGCCAGGCTCGGCGATTTCCCCCTGTTCACCTACTGGGGCCCCAACGCCGGCCTGCCCTCCAGCCAGTGGATCCTCGCCGCCGCCCGCCAGATCTTCGACGAGCACCGCCCCGACCTGACCCTGGTCTACGTCCCGCACCTCGACTACGAGCCCCAGCGCTCCGGCCCCGGCTCCCCGCAGACCGCCCGTGAGGCCCGCCGCCTCGACGACGCCCTGCGGCCCCTGCTGGAGCACTTCCGGCGTGAGGACGCGACCGTCGTCATCCTGAGCGAGTACGGCATCGCGCCCGCCTCCCGCCCCGTCGACATCAACCGCGCCCTGCGCCGGGCCGGACTGCTCGACGTGTACACCCAGGACGGCATGGAGTACCTCGACCCCTGGACGTCCCGCGCCTTCGCCGTCGCCGACCACCAGATCGCCCACGTCTATGTCCGCGACCCGGCCGACACGGCGGCGGTGGCGAAGATCGTCGCCGAACTCCCGGGAGTGGACCAGGTGTTGGACGCCGAGGGCAAGGCGGCCCACGGCCTCGACCACGAACGCTCGGGAGAGCTGGTCGCCGTGGCGGAGTCCGACGCCTGGTTCACGTACTACTACTGGCTGGACGACGACCGCGCCCCGGACTTCGCCCGCCAGGTGGAGATCCACCGCAAGCCCGGTTACGACCCCGCCGAGCTCCTCTACGACCCCGCGGTCCCCGCCGTGAAGGCTCGCGCCATCGGCCAGGTCGCCCGCAAGAAGGCCGGCCTGCGCTACCGCATCCAGACCGTCCCGCTGGACCCCTCCGGCGTACGCGGCAGCCACGGCCGGCTGCCGCAGGACCCGCAGGACAGCCCCGTACTGCTGTGCTCGCGGCCCGACAACGCACGCGACGAGATCGACGCGACCGACGTCAAGAACCTCCTCCTGACCCTGGCCGGCATCACCACCGACTGA
- the eboE gene encoding metabolite traffic protein EboE, which translates to MRFGHPDGTTVHLAYCSNVHQAEDLDGVVDQLAAYAEPVRETLGADLLGIGLWLARDVVTELSAAPDAVRRLRAELTARGLETVTLNAFPYGGFHREVVKKDVYLPHWADPARLRYTVDCARVLAGLLPDDALRGSVSTLPLAWRTPWPSEARDSARRALDQLAGQLARLARETGRTIRVGFEPEPGCLVENTVQAARELGGVDPEWLGICLDTCHLAVQFEEPAAALRRLADAGLPVVKVQASSALQADDPADPEARRALARFAEPRFLHQTRTAPNGTVTGVDDLPEALAGGLDPGSPWRVHFHAPLHAAPEPPLSTTADELTSSLGVLLGGPEAVCDHIEVETYTWSVLPEHLRPRDREGLVAGLAAELSWARNRFEELGLKPLSGMEPVS; encoded by the coding sequence GTGCGCTTCGGACACCCCGACGGCACCACCGTCCACCTCGCCTATTGCAGCAACGTCCACCAGGCCGAGGACCTCGACGGAGTGGTGGACCAACTCGCCGCGTACGCCGAGCCCGTACGCGAGACCCTCGGCGCCGACCTGCTCGGCATCGGCCTGTGGCTGGCCCGCGACGTGGTCACCGAACTGTCCGCCGCTCCCGACGCCGTACGCCGTCTGCGCGCCGAACTGACCGCGCGCGGCCTGGAGACGGTTACCCTCAACGCCTTCCCCTACGGCGGATTCCACCGCGAGGTCGTGAAGAAGGACGTCTACCTGCCCCACTGGGCCGATCCCGCCCGGCTGCGGTACACGGTCGACTGCGCCCGGGTCCTGGCGGGTCTGCTGCCCGACGACGCCCTGCGCGGCAGCGTCTCCACTCTTCCGCTGGCCTGGCGTACACCGTGGCCGTCCGAGGCGCGGGACTCCGCGCGGCGGGCCCTCGACCAACTCGCCGGGCAGCTCGCCCGGTTGGCGCGGGAGACCGGCCGTACGATCAGGGTCGGGTTCGAGCCCGAGCCCGGATGCCTGGTGGAGAACACCGTCCAGGCCGCCCGGGAACTCGGGGGAGTGGACCCCGAGTGGCTCGGGATCTGCCTCGACACCTGCCATCTCGCCGTCCAGTTCGAGGAACCGGCCGCCGCACTGCGCCGGCTCGCCGACGCCGGGCTCCCGGTCGTCAAGGTGCAGGCGTCCAGCGCGCTCCAGGCCGACGACCCCGCCGACCCCGAGGCGCGGCGCGCCCTCGCCCGGTTCGCGGAACCCCGGTTCCTGCATCAGACACGCACCGCCCCGAACGGCACCGTCACCGGCGTGGACGACCTTCCCGAGGCACTGGCGGGCGGGCTGGACCCCGGCTCGCCCTGGCGGGTGCACTTCCACGCACCCCTGCACGCCGCGCCCGAGCCGCCGCTCAGCACCACGGCGGACGAACTCACCTCGTCTCTAGGCGTGTTGCTCGGCGGGCCGGAGGCCGTCTGCGACCACATCGAGGTCGAGACCTACACCTGGTCGGTCCTGCCCGAACACCTGCGGCCACGCGACCGTGAGGGCCTTGTCGCGGGTCTGGCCGCCGAACTCAGCTGGGCGCGCAACCGGTTCGAGGAACTCGGCCTCAAACCCCTCTCAGGAATGGAGCCCGTCTCATGA
- a CDS encoding TatD family hydrolase, which translates to MRIFDPHIHMTSRTTDDYEAMYAAGVRAVVEPSFWLGQPRTSVESFTDYFDALLGWEPYRAAQFGIQHYCTIALNPKEANDPRCTGVLDLLPRYLAKDRVVAVGEIGYDSMTPEEDEALARQLRLAVEHELPVLVHTPHRDKAVGTRRTLDVVRESGIPPEHVLVDHLNELTVGMVADSGCWMGFSIYPDTKLTEDRMVRILQEHGTERMLVNSAADWGRSDPLKTRKTADAMLAAGFDDDTVDQVLWRNPVAFYGQSGRLDLEDVKADDTALFEGNSIKRGGE; encoded by the coding sequence ATGCGCATCTTCGACCCCCACATCCACATGACCTCACGCACCACCGACGACTACGAGGCCATGTACGCCGCCGGCGTCCGCGCGGTCGTGGAACCCTCCTTCTGGCTCGGCCAGCCGCGCACCTCGGTGGAGAGCTTCACCGACTACTTCGACGCCCTGCTCGGCTGGGAGCCGTACCGCGCCGCGCAGTTCGGCATCCAGCACTACTGCACCATCGCCCTCAACCCGAAAGAGGCCAACGACCCGCGCTGCACCGGGGTGCTGGACCTCCTGCCGCGCTATCTGGCCAAGGACCGCGTGGTGGCCGTCGGTGAGATCGGCTACGACTCCATGACGCCCGAGGAGGACGAGGCCCTGGCCCGTCAGCTCCGACTCGCCGTCGAGCACGAGCTGCCCGTGCTGGTCCACACCCCGCACCGCGACAAGGCCGTCGGCACCCGCCGCACCCTCGACGTCGTGCGGGAGTCCGGTATCCCGCCCGAGCATGTCCTCGTCGACCACCTCAACGAACTCACCGTGGGCATGGTCGCCGACAGCGGCTGCTGGATGGGCTTCTCCATCTACCCGGACACCAAGCTGACCGAGGACCGCATGGTGCGCATCCTCCAGGAGCACGGCACCGAGCGGATGCTCGTCAACTCGGCCGCCGACTGGGGGCGCAGCGACCCGCTCAAGACCCGGAAGACCGCCGACGCGATGCTCGCCGCCGGCTTCGACGACGACACCGTCGACCAGGTCCTGTGGCGCAACCCCGTGGCCTTCTACGGGCAGAGCGGCCGACTCGACCTGGAGGACGTCAAGGCCGACGACACGGCCCTCTTCGAGGGCAACTCGATCAAACGCGGCGGAGAGTGA
- a CDS encoding EboA domain-containing protein — protein MDPHLSTALDRHLTPDAQLWLTQAATRVGQDPTAIHTLFPAVGRRCGRGPLVPGWTVADAARARLLTALPLRGAELAEEVTALHRYGDAAEQRAVLRSLALMEKRDPSFAGLGLPLVHTALRGNDTGLIEAALGPYAARHLDYDGYRHAVLKCVFCEIPLDRIAGLDERADRELARMLADFAHERVAAGRVVPADVWPILRAHPGTLEASGLPAEADSPVPARRTAAERALAAFTGAA, from the coding sequence GTGGACCCGCACCTATCCACTGCCCTCGACCGACACCTCACCCCCGACGCGCAGCTCTGGCTGACGCAGGCCGCCACCCGCGTCGGACAGGACCCGACAGCCATACACACCCTCTTCCCGGCCGTCGGCCGACGCTGCGGGCGCGGCCCCCTCGTCCCCGGCTGGACGGTGGCCGACGCCGCCCGCGCCCGACTGCTCACGGCCCTGCCGCTGCGTGGAGCCGAGCTCGCCGAGGAGGTCACCGCCCTCCACCGGTACGGGGACGCCGCCGAACAGCGGGCGGTACTGCGTTCACTGGCCCTGATGGAGAAGAGGGACCCCTCCTTCGCCGGCCTGGGCCTGCCGCTCGTCCACACGGCCCTGCGCGGCAACGACACCGGCCTGATCGAGGCGGCCCTCGGCCCGTACGCCGCACGCCACCTGGACTATGACGGCTACCGGCACGCCGTGTTGAAGTGCGTCTTCTGCGAGATCCCCCTCGACCGGATCGCCGGCCTGGACGAGCGCGCGGACCGCGAACTCGCCCGCATGCTCGCCGACTTCGCCCACGAGCGGGTAGCCGCCGGCCGGGTGGTCCCCGCGGACGTCTGGCCGATCCTGCGCGCCCACCCCGGCACGCTGGAGGCCTCCGGGCTGCCCGCCGAGGCCGACTCACCCGTCCCCGCCCGCCGAACCGCCGCCGAACGGGCCCTCGCCGCCTTCACCGGAGCCGCATGA
- a CDS encoding sugar phosphate isomerase/epimerase family protein, which yields MTPISGPSDRLRYGFGTNGFACHRLDDVLTVLADLGYDSVGLTLDHGHLDPYAPDLPRQVDRLARRLDQLGLAVMVETGAPYLLDPWHKHHPTLMSDADAGRRVDLLARAVRVAAELGAPAVHLCSGPAPRDMPEDEAWKRLAGGCEEVLEIAGEHGVALGFEPEPYMFVDTVQRVLDLRRMLGDPDLFGITLDIGHAHCVEELPLLDRVAAAAPHLVNVQIEDMRRGVHEHLEFGAGEIDFPPVLAALKASGYRGPVSVEIQGASLDAPDVARRSLEFLKAAEPF from the coding sequence GTGACCCCGATATCCGGGCCTTCGGACCGGCTCCGCTACGGGTTCGGCACCAACGGCTTCGCCTGCCACCGCCTCGACGACGTCCTGACCGTCCTCGCCGACCTGGGCTACGACTCCGTCGGTCTCACCCTGGACCACGGTCACCTCGACCCGTACGCCCCCGACCTGCCCCGCCAGGTCGACCGCCTGGCGCGGCGGCTGGACCAGCTCGGTCTCGCCGTCATGGTGGAGACCGGAGCGCCGTACCTCCTGGATCCGTGGCACAAGCACCACCCCACCCTGATGTCCGATGCCGATGCCGGCCGGCGCGTCGACCTGCTGGCGCGCGCGGTGCGCGTCGCGGCCGAACTCGGTGCCCCGGCCGTCCATCTGTGCAGCGGCCCGGCGCCGCGGGACATGCCCGAGGACGAGGCCTGGAAGCGGCTGGCCGGGGGCTGCGAAGAGGTCCTGGAGATCGCCGGTGAGCACGGTGTGGCCCTGGGCTTCGAGCCCGAGCCGTACATGTTCGTCGACACCGTGCAGCGCGTCCTGGACCTGCGGCGGATGCTCGGCGATCCCGACCTGTTCGGCATCACCCTGGACATCGGGCACGCCCACTGCGTGGAGGAGCTTCCGCTGCTCGACCGCGTCGCGGCGGCGGCACCGCACCTGGTGAACGTGCAGATCGAGGACATGCGGCGCGGGGTCCACGAGCACCTCGAGTTCGGCGCGGGCGAGATCGACTTCCCGCCCGTCCTGGCCGCGCTGAAGGCCTCCGGCTATCGAGGGCCGGTCTCGGTGGAGATCCAGGGCGCCTCCCTGGACGCACCCGATGTCGCCCGCCGCTCCCTGGAGTTCCTGAAGGCCGCCGAGCCGTTCTGA
- a CDS encoding SCO3242 family prenyltransferase, whose translation MDGLKNRNSSPRLADLAQLVRLPAALSVPGDVLAGAAAGAGTPPPRILGTMASSIALYWAGMALNDYADATVDAVERPQRPVPSGRVERRTALATACGLTAAGLGLAALTGGRRALAMALPLTGLVWAYDLGLKSTPAGPAAMAGARTLNVLSGARPGHRVAALPAALLVGAHTYTVTALSRHEVSGAPREVPAATLAGSTATAFAAAALPGIRQRGGTARTGAAVGALAYLASYGTAQARAAREPSATNVRNAVGTGIMSLMPLQAALTAGGGKAGLAGVLAAAHPLARRLARKVSPT comes from the coding sequence ATGGACGGCCTCAAAAACCGCAATTCCTCCCCCCGCCTCGCTGATCTGGCGCAACTCGTCCGTCTGCCCGCGGCGTTGAGCGTGCCCGGTGATGTCCTGGCCGGTGCCGCCGCGGGCGCCGGGACACCGCCGCCCCGCATCCTCGGCACGATGGCCTCGTCCATCGCCCTCTACTGGGCCGGGATGGCGCTCAACGACTACGCGGACGCGACCGTCGACGCGGTGGAGCGGCCCCAACGCCCCGTGCCCTCCGGACGAGTCGAGCGCCGCACCGCGCTCGCCACCGCCTGCGGACTCACCGCCGCCGGACTCGGCCTCGCCGCCCTGACCGGCGGGCGGCGGGCGCTCGCTATGGCGCTGCCGCTGACCGGACTGGTCTGGGCGTACGATCTGGGCCTCAAGTCCACCCCGGCCGGTCCCGCCGCCATGGCGGGCGCGCGGACGCTGAACGTCCTGTCCGGAGCGCGGCCGGGACACCGGGTGGCCGCACTCCCGGCCGCCCTGCTGGTCGGCGCGCACACCTACACCGTCACGGCGCTGAGCCGTCACGAGGTGTCCGGCGCCCCGCGCGAGGTGCCCGCCGCCACGCTGGCCGGCAGCACCGCAACCGCCTTCGCCGCCGCGGCACTTCCCGGTATACGACAGCGCGGTGGGACCGCGCGGACCGGCGCGGCCGTGGGAGCGCTCGCCTACCTCGCCTCCTACGGCACCGCCCAGGCCCGCGCGGCACGCGAACCCTCCGCGACCAACGTGCGCAACGCCGTGGGCACCGGGATCATGTCGCTGATGCCTCTCCAGGCGGCGCTCACCGCGGGCGGCGGGAAGGCGGGGCTCGCCGGAGTGCTGGCCGCAGCGCATCCGCTGGCGCGCAGGCTCGCGCGGAAGGTGTCCCCGACGTGA